In Mixophyes fleayi isolate aMixFle1 chromosome 4, aMixFle1.hap1, whole genome shotgun sequence, the following proteins share a genomic window:
- the ATP5F1C gene encoding ATP synthase F(1) complex subunit gamma, mitochondrial isoform X1 — protein sequence MLSRSSVLIFQPQWGQVRNMATLKDITRRLKSIKNIQKITKSMKMVAAAKYARAERELKPARVYGVGSLALYEKAEIKAPEDKKNHLIIGVSSDRGLCGAIHTSVAKAIKNEISLLTGSGKKVMVVGVGDKLRGLLQRTHGAHLLLTFKELGRKPPTFGDASIIASELLNSGYEFDQGSVLFNRFRSVISYKTEEKPFFSLDTVANSDSITVYDDIDADVLRNYQEFTLANILYYTMKESTTSEQSARMTAMDSASKNASEMIDKLTLTYNRTRQAVITKELIEIISGAAALS from the exons ATGTTGTCCCGCAGCAGCGTCCTCATCTTCCAGCCGCAATG GGGTCAAGTCAGGAACATGGCGACTTTGAAGGACA TTACAAGACGTTTGAAGTCCATCAAGAACATCCAGAAGATTACAAAATCTATGAagatggtggcagcagcaaagtACGCAAGAGCTGAGAGGGAGCTGAAGCCAGCTAGAGTATATGGAGTTGGATCATTGG CACTGTACGAGAAAGCTGAGATTAAAGCTCCTGAAGATAAGAAGAATCACCTCATAATTGGCGTATCCTCTGATAGGGGCCTCTGTGGTGCTATTCATACCTCTGTGGCAAAAGCCATTAAGAATGAAATCTCCTTACTTACTGGTAGTGGAAAAAAAGTTATGGTGGTTGGAGTTGGGGACAAGCTGAGAGGCCTGCTTCAAAG GACTCATGGTGCACACTTACTTCTGACCTTTAAGGAACTTGGCAGGAAGCCTCCTACTTTTGGTGATGCATCGATCATTGCTTCAGAACTGCTGAACTCTGGCTATGAGTTTGACCAAGGATCTGTGTTGTTCAATAGATTCAG ATCAGTCATCTCTTACAAGACTGAAGAAAAGCCCTTCTTTTCTCTTGACACGGTTGCTAATTCTG ATAGTATCACTGTATATGATGATATTGATGCAGATGTGCTGAGAAATTACCAGGAGTTTACTTTGGCAAATATCCTCTACTATACAATGAAAGAGTCCACTACAAGTGAGCAAAGTGCCAGAATGACGGCTATGGACAGCGCCAGCAAGAATGCTT ctGAGATGATTGACAAATTGACATTAACTTACAACCGTACTCGTCAAGCTGTCATCACAAAGGAGCTTATTGAGATCATCTCTGGTGCTGCTGCTCT GAGTTGA
- the ATP5F1C gene encoding ATP synthase F(1) complex subunit gamma, mitochondrial isoform X3 translates to MLSRSSVLIFQPQWGQVRNMATLKDITRRLKSIKNIQKITKSMKMVAAAKYARAERELKPARVYGVGSLALYEKAEIKAPEDKKNHLIIGVSSDRGLCGAIHTSVAKAIKNEISLLTGSGKKVMVVGVGDKLRGLLQRTHGAHLLLTFKELGRKPPTFGDASIIASELLNSGYEFDQGSVLFNRFRSVISYKTEEKPFFSLDTVANSDSITVYDDIDADVLRNYQEFTLANILYYTMKESTTSEQSARMTAMDSASKNASEMIDKLTLTYNRTRQAVITKELIEIISGAAAL, encoded by the exons ATGTTGTCCCGCAGCAGCGTCCTCATCTTCCAGCCGCAATG GGGTCAAGTCAGGAACATGGCGACTTTGAAGGACA TTACAAGACGTTTGAAGTCCATCAAGAACATCCAGAAGATTACAAAATCTATGAagatggtggcagcagcaaagtACGCAAGAGCTGAGAGGGAGCTGAAGCCAGCTAGAGTATATGGAGTTGGATCATTGG CACTGTACGAGAAAGCTGAGATTAAAGCTCCTGAAGATAAGAAGAATCACCTCATAATTGGCGTATCCTCTGATAGGGGCCTCTGTGGTGCTATTCATACCTCTGTGGCAAAAGCCATTAAGAATGAAATCTCCTTACTTACTGGTAGTGGAAAAAAAGTTATGGTGGTTGGAGTTGGGGACAAGCTGAGAGGCCTGCTTCAAAG GACTCATGGTGCACACTTACTTCTGACCTTTAAGGAACTTGGCAGGAAGCCTCCTACTTTTGGTGATGCATCGATCATTGCTTCAGAACTGCTGAACTCTGGCTATGAGTTTGACCAAGGATCTGTGTTGTTCAATAGATTCAG ATCAGTCATCTCTTACAAGACTGAAGAAAAGCCCTTCTTTTCTCTTGACACGGTTGCTAATTCTG ATAGTATCACTGTATATGATGATATTGATGCAGATGTGCTGAGAAATTACCAGGAGTTTACTTTGGCAAATATCCTCTACTATACAATGAAAGAGTCCACTACAAGTGAGCAAAGTGCCAGAATGACGGCTATGGACAGCGCCAGCAAGAATGCTT ctGAGATGATTGACAAATTGACATTAACTTACAACCGTACTCGTCAAGCTGTCATCACAAAGGAGCTTATTGAGATCATCTCTGGTGCTGCTGCTCTGTAA
- the ATP5F1C gene encoding ATP synthase F(1) complex subunit gamma, mitochondrial isoform X2, translated as MLSRSSVLIFQPQWGQVRNMATLKDITRRLKSIKNIQKITKSMKMVAAAKYARAERELKPARVYGVGSLALYEKAEIKAPEDKKNHLIIGVSSDRGLCGAIHTSVAKAIKNEISLLTGSGKKVMVVGVGDKLRGLLQRTHGAHLLLTFKELGRKPPTFGDASIIASELLNSGYEFDQGSVLFNRFRSVISYKTEEKPFFSLDTVANSDSITVYDDIDADVLRNYQEFTLANILYYTMKESTTSEQSARMTAMDSASKNASEMIDKLTLTYNRTRQAVITKELIEIISGAAAL; from the exons ATGTTGTCCCGCAGCAGCGTCCTCATCTTCCAGCCGCAATG GGGTCAAGTCAGGAACATGGCGACTTTGAAGGACA TTACAAGACGTTTGAAGTCCATCAAGAACATCCAGAAGATTACAAAATCTATGAagatggtggcagcagcaaagtACGCAAGAGCTGAGAGGGAGCTGAAGCCAGCTAGAGTATATGGAGTTGGATCATTGG CACTGTACGAGAAAGCTGAGATTAAAGCTCCTGAAGATAAGAAGAATCACCTCATAATTGGCGTATCCTCTGATAGGGGCCTCTGTGGTGCTATTCATACCTCTGTGGCAAAAGCCATTAAGAATGAAATCTCCTTACTTACTGGTAGTGGAAAAAAAGTTATGGTGGTTGGAGTTGGGGACAAGCTGAGAGGCCTGCTTCAAAG GACTCATGGTGCACACTTACTTCTGACCTTTAAGGAACTTGGCAGGAAGCCTCCTACTTTTGGTGATGCATCGATCATTGCTTCAGAACTGCTGAACTCTGGCTATGAGTTTGACCAAGGATCTGTGTTGTTCAATAGATTCAG ATCAGTCATCTCTTACAAGACTGAAGAAAAGCCCTTCTTTTCTCTTGACACGGTTGCTAATTCTG ATAGTATCACTGTATATGATGATATTGATGCAGATGTGCTGAGAAATTACCAGGAGTTTACTTTGGCAAATATCCTCTACTATACAATGAAAGAGTCCACTACAAGTGAGCAAAGTGCCAGAATGACGGCTATGGACAGCGCCAGCAAGAATGCTT ctGAGATGATTGACAAATTGACATTAACTTACAACCGTACTCGTCAAGCTGTCATCACAAAGGAGCTTATTGAGATCATCTCTGGTGCTGCTGCTCT